CCTAACATCTGGAGACTTAGAACGTTTCGGACAATTATTGAATGAATCTCATATAAGTTTACGTGATGACTACGAAGTGACGGGATTGGAATTGGATACATTAGTTCATACTGCGTGGGAGCAACCAGGTGTATTAGGAGCACGTATGACAGGTGCAGGTATGGGAGGCTGTGCCATTGCATTAGTCAATAAAGATAAAGTGGATGCTGTTCAAACGGAAGTGCAAGCGGTGTATGAGCAAACCGTTGGGTATCCGGCTGAATTTTACGTAGCGCAAGTAGGTGACGGAGCACGAGCGCTAGAAGCATAAATTAATACGTGACAACGTGTGAGCTGAAAAGAATGATTGGATAGTAACAGTGGCACATGCAAAGAATGCAATCGTATAATAGGATGCGAGAACGAATTGGAGAAAAATAAAATAGGAGGAATCATGAATCGTATACATTTGTATAGGATTTGTGTAGCAGAACAAAAGTCGTATGAAAGTAGAAATAAAATCGTTTGGTTCCTACCAAGGTATAGACTATGATGAAATACTCATCACGAACCAGCAAGGGGTTCAAATTGGATTTTCAAGTTTAGGAGCACGTATTAATCGTTGGGGAATTCAAAAGGATTCCGGTGACTATGAACAAATCATCTTAGGGCATAATACAGCAGCAGATGTATTTGAATCGGGAAGTTATTATGGTTCAACTGTAGGTCGTGTAGCTGGTCGTATTGAAATGGGACAATTTACCATTGATGACAAAGAGTATCAATTACCATTAAATAATGGTGCCAATCATTTACATGGTGGTCCGCATTCAATTGACGAACAATTATTTGACTACACTATTGAGGAGTCAGAAAATGAAGTACGTGTTGTATTCACTTTTGTTGATTCAGACGGGAAAAATGGATACCCCGGAGAATTGCATTTAACTGTCGTCCACTCATTTAATGAGCAAAATGAATGGCGGATTTCTTATGAAGCGACAACCAATCAAGCAACATTATTCAATCCGACGAATCATGTGTATTTTAACTTGAATGGTGATAATAATAAACCAGCATTGAATCACACATTAAAAGTAAATAGTAGTCGGTATTTGCCGTTAAAAGAAGACACAACACCTGTTGGAC
The genomic region above belongs to Aerococcaceae bacterium zg-1292 and contains:
- a CDS encoding galactose mutarotase encodes the protein MKVEIKSFGSYQGIDYDEILITNQQGVQIGFSSLGARINRWGIQKDSGDYEQIILGHNTAADVFESGSYYGSTVGRVAGRIEMGQFTIDDKEYQLPLNNGANHLHGGPHSIDEQLFDYTIEESENEVRVVFTFVDSDGKNGYPGELHLTVVHSFNEQNEWRISYEATTNQATLFNPTNHVYFNLNGDNNKPALNHTLKVNSSRYLPLKEDTTPVGPIESVEQTVFDLRQPRLLADCVEADEPQFVYTKGFDHPFILDKTEDIHAELYCADTKRRIVMTTDEVAVVIYTHGYLVDIDEIWGNPLVPFAGITLETQNVPGATMYSYFGDTVLRPDEVYRSSTMYRLELEV